Proteins encoded together in one Osmerus eperlanus chromosome 20, fOsmEpe2.1, whole genome shotgun sequence window:
- the stx12 gene encoding syntaxin-12 isoform X2 has product MSYAKADSYRSLPRDFNSLIQTCSSNIQKITQNTAQIKSMVNQLGTRQDTSELQDRLQQIQHYTNQLAKETNKHLKDLGSVPLPSSPSEQRQQKIQKDRLMNDFSAALNNFQAVQRRAAEKEKESVARARAGSRLSADEGANDEQLVSFDNQEDWGQTSSQVEEAAITEEDLELIKDRETNIRQLESDILDVNQIFKDLAVMIHDQGEMIDSIEANVENAEVHVERGAEQLQRAAYYQQKSRKKMCILAMVMSVVLVILGIIIWQAAK; this is encoded by the exons ATGTCGTACGCTAAAGCGGACAGCTATCGCTCCCTACCACGGGACTTCAATTCCCTCATACAAACATGCAGCTCCAACATCCAGAAGATCACACAGAACA CCGCTCAGATAAAGAGCATGGTGAATCAGCTGGGGACGCGGCAGGACACTAGTGAACTGCAGGATCGCCT GCAGCAGATACAGCATTATACAAACCAACTGGCCAAGGAGACCAACAAACACCTGAAAGATCTGGGCTCTGTCCCCCTACCTTCATCGCCATCAGAGCAA AGACAGCAGAAGATTCAGAAGGACCGGCTCATGAACGACTTCTCCGCAGCCCTCAACAACTTCCAGGCTGTGCAACGTCGCGCagcggagaaggagaaggagtctGTGGCCAGAGCCAGGGCAGGATCCCGCCTCTCT GCTGACGAGGGTGCCAATGATGAACAGCTGGTGTCCTTTGATAA CCAAGAGGACTGGGGCCAGACCTCATCCCAGGTAGAGGAGGCAGCCATAACAGAAGAAGATCTGGAGCTCATcaaagacagagaaacaaacaTTAGACAGCTGGAG TCGGACATCTTGGATGTGAACCAGATCTTTAAAGACTTGGCTGTAATGATCCATGACCAGGGAGAGATGATTG ATAGCATAGAGGCAAACGTTGAAAATGCTGAGGTTCATGTTGAGCGAGGCGCGGAGCAGCTCCAGAGAGCAGCCTACTACCAG CAAAAGTCCCGCAAGAAGATGTGCATCTTGGCCATGGTCATGTCTGTAGTGCTGGTCATACTGGGCATCATTATATGGCAAGCTGCCAAATGA
- the stx12 gene encoding syntaxin-12 isoform X1 translates to MSYAKADSYRSLPRDFNSLIQTCSSNIQKITQNTAQIKSMVNQLGTRQDTSELQDRLQQIQHYTNQLAKETNKHLKDLGSVPLPSSPSEQLVRELGINTDPHPQRQQKIQKDRLMNDFSAALNNFQAVQRRAAEKEKESVARARAGSRLSADEGANDEQLVSFDNQEDWGQTSSQVEEAAITEEDLELIKDRETNIRQLESDILDVNQIFKDLAVMIHDQGEMIDSIEANVENAEVHVERGAEQLQRAAYYQQKSRKKMCILAMVMSVVLVILGIIIWQAAK, encoded by the exons ATGTCGTACGCTAAAGCGGACAGCTATCGCTCCCTACCACGGGACTTCAATTCCCTCATACAAACATGCAGCTCCAACATCCAGAAGATCACACAGAACA CCGCTCAGATAAAGAGCATGGTGAATCAGCTGGGGACGCGGCAGGACACTAGTGAACTGCAGGATCGCCT GCAGCAGATACAGCATTATACAAACCAACTGGCCAAGGAGACCAACAAACACCTGAAAGATCTGGGCTCTGTCCCCCTACCTTCATCGCCATCAGAGCAA TTAGTTAGGGAGCTGGGAATCAACACTGATCCTCATCCTCAGAGACAGCAGAAGATTCAGAAGGACCGGCTCATGAACGACTTCTCCGCAGCCCTCAACAACTTCCAGGCTGTGCAACGTCGCGCagcggagaaggagaaggagtctGTGGCCAGAGCCAGGGCAGGATCCCGCCTCTCT GCTGACGAGGGTGCCAATGATGAACAGCTGGTGTCCTTTGATAA CCAAGAGGACTGGGGCCAGACCTCATCCCAGGTAGAGGAGGCAGCCATAACAGAAGAAGATCTGGAGCTCATcaaagacagagaaacaaacaTTAGACAGCTGGAG TCGGACATCTTGGATGTGAACCAGATCTTTAAAGACTTGGCTGTAATGATCCATGACCAGGGAGAGATGATTG ATAGCATAGAGGCAAACGTTGAAAATGCTGAGGTTCATGTTGAGCGAGGCGCGGAGCAGCTCCAGAGAGCAGCCTACTACCAG CAAAAGTCCCGCAAGAAGATGTGCATCTTGGCCATGGTCATGTCTGTAGTGCTGGTCATACTGGGCATCATTATATGGCAAGCTGCCAAATGA
- the LOC134040831 gene encoding tRNA selenocysteine 1-associated protein 1-like, with protein MSTLWMGNLEPYMDEKFINRAFGTMGEQVVSVRIIRNKMTGGALGYCFVELADEATAERCLRKINGKALPGATPPRRFKLNRATFGKQGESGPVYSLFVGDLTPEVDDGMLYEYFYNRYPSCRGGKVVLDSMGNSKGCGFVQFPDQRLQKRALEECQSAVGLGGKPLRLSLAANKTRHNQSENRTWGSNGGNYRQNQHQYPNQQQHQPYSGYYSNWGYDQNGGGYEGYNYNQYDYSQYPGQEHEAPEDDGLEDPNPELDVIEANRRFMEHSEELYDALIECHWQPLEHTTEQVLETTTSLPEPMYC; from the exons ATGAGCACACTGTGGATGGGCAAC TTGGAGCCGTATATGGACGAGAAATTCATAAATCGAGCATTTGGGACCATGGGGGAACAAGTCGTCAGTGTACGGATCATACGCAACAAAATGACAGG GGGCGCATTGGGTTACTGCTTTGTTGAGCTCGCAGATGAAGCCACAGCAGAGAGGTGTCTCCGTAAAATCAATGGCAAAGCGTTACCTGGGGCAACACCA CCCAGAAGGTTCAAGTTAAACCGTGCTACCTTTGGGAAACAAGGAGAAAGCGG CCCAGTGTACTCTTTGTTTGTGGGAGATCTCACACCAGAAGTTGATGATGGGATGCTGTATGAGTACTTCTACAATCGCTATCCCTCCTGTCGTGGGGGAAAGGTGGTGCTAGATAGCATGGGCAACTCAAA GGGCTGTGGCTTTGTTCAGTTCCCAGACCAGAGGCTTCAGAAGCGGGCGCTAGAGGAGTGTCAGAGTGCTGTAGGACTCGGGGGCAAACCGCTTAGACTGAGCCTAGCAGCTAACAA AACCAGGCATAATCAATCAGAAAACAGAACATGGGGGTCCAATGGAGGAAACTACCGCCAAAACCAGCACCAGTACCCAAACCAGCAACAGCATCAACCATACTCTGGTTACTATTCCAATTGGGGCTATGACCAGAATGGAGGTGGCTATGAAGGCTACAACTATAACCAGTATGATTACTCACAGTACCCAGGACAGGAACATGAAGCTCCTGAGGATGATGGTCTGGAAG ATCCTAACCCAGAACTGGATGTGATTGAAGCGAACAGGAGATTCATGGAACACAGTGAGGAATTGTATGATGCGCTTATTGAGTGCCACTGGCAGCCACTGGAGCATACAACAGAACAGGTCTTAGAAACGACGACTAGCCTGCCAGAGCCTATGTACTGCTGA
- the sacm1la gene encoding phosphatidylinositol-3-phosphatase SAC1-A codes for MATAYERFNLHTTPEKFFIEACDDGADAVLAIDRVSSEMTLTGKKDVPPSAVTRPICGIMGTIHLVAGMYLIVITKKRNVGSLLGHAVWKAVDFDIISYQKTMLHLTEIQAQDNKTFLSMMNNVLTTDGFYFCTDYDLTHTLQRLANTSPDFQENSLLERADQRFVWNGNLLRDFSTQPELHKFAIPVVHGFIVMKPCRINGKIFEWILISRRSCFRAGVRYYVRGIDSEGHAANFVETEQIVLYNGGRASFVQTRGSMPFFWSQRPNLKYKPKPLISKTTNHLDGFQRHFDSQVLIYGKQTILNLVNQKGSEKPLEQAFAKMVTGMENNMIEYIAFDFHKECSKMRWDRLQILVNKVSDAQDDYSYFMLDSEGKVVAQQKGTFRSNCMDCLDRTNVIQSLLARRSLQSQLQRMGVLHVGQKIEEQADFEKIYKNAWADNANACANQYAGTGALKTDFTRTGKRTQWGLVMDGWNSMIRYYKNNFSDGFRQDSIDLFLGNYSVDESDGPTPLHAQKDWKFLTLPIVMVIAFSMCIISFLLAGDTFTETLAYVLFWGTACAVTAAVIVFNGRDFVDAPKLVQKEKMD; via the exons ATGGCGACCGCCTACGAAAGATTCAATTT GCACACCACTCCAGAAAAATTCTTCATCGAAGCATGTGACGATGGTGCAGATGCTGTCTTGGCCATTGATAGGGTGTCGTCAGAGATGACCCTGACAG GAAAAAAGGATGTCCCTCCCTCAGCCGTCACAAGGCCCATCTGTGGCATTATGGGAACAATTCACCTCGTTGCAG GGATGTACCTCATTGTCATTACCAAGAAGAGGAACGTGGGCAGCCTCTTGGGCCATGCTGTGTGGAAGGCTGTTGATTTTGACATCATCTCCTATCAGAAGACCATGCTCCACCTCACAGAGATCCAG GCTCAAGACAACAAGACTTTCCTGTCCATGATGAACAATGTGCTGACCACAGACGGCTTCTATTTCTGCACGGACTAtgacctcacccacaccctgcaGAGGTTGGCCAACACCAGCCCCGACTTCCAGGAGAACAGCCTTCTGGAGAGG GCAGACCAGAGGTTTGTGTGGAATGGAAACCTTCTAAGAGACTTTTCTACACAGCCAGAG CTCCACAAGTTTGCCATCCCCGTTGTTCATGGGT TCATTGTGATGAAGCCATGTCGCATCAATGGAAAGATCTTTGAGTGGATCCTGATATCCAGGAGGAGCTGTTTCCGGGCTGGTGTCAGGTACTACGTCAGAG GCATTGACTCTGAGGGCCACGCTGCTAATTTTGTAGAGACTGAGCAGATTGTTTTATACAATGGAGGAAGGGCTTCATTTGTCCAG ACACGAGGCTCCATGCCCTTCTTCTGGTCTCAGAGGCCTAACCTCAAATATAAGCCCAAGCCTCTGATCAGCAAAACGACCAATCAC CTGGATGGTTTCCAGAGACACTTTGACTCCCAGGTCCTCATCTATGGGAAGCAAACTATCCTGAACTTG GTCAACCAGAAAGGCTCTGAGAAACCACTGGAGCAGGCCTTTGCCAAGATGGTGACTGGCATGGAGAACAACATGATAGA GTACATAGCATTTGACTTCCACAAGGAGTGCAGCAAGATGAGATGGGACCGTCTCCAGATCCTGGTGAACAAAGTGTCTGACGCGCAGGATGACTACAG TTACTTCATGCTGGACTCTGAGGGGAAGGTGGTGGCTCAGCAGAAGGGGACATTCCGCAGTAACTGCATGGACTGTCTGGACAGGACCAACGTCATTCAGAGCCTGCTGGCCCGACGTTCCCTACAGTCCCAGCTGCAG AGGATGGGTGTCCTCCATGTTGGACAGAAGATCGAAGAGCAGGCTGACTTTGAGAAGATCTATAAGAATG CATGGGCAGACAATGCTAACGCTTGTGCTAACCAGTATGCAGGCACAGGAGCACTGAAAACTGACTTCACAAG GACAGGGAAGCGGACCCAATGGGGCCTGGTGATGGATGGCTGGAACTCCATGATCCGCTACTACAAGAACAACTTCTCTGATGGCTTCAGACAG GACTCCATTGACCTGTTCCTGGGTAACTATTCCGTGGATGAGTCAGATGGCCCTACCCCACTTCACGCCCAGAAGGACTGGAAGTTCCTGACG CTGCCTATTGTCATGGTGATAGCCTTCTCTATGTGCATCATCAGCTTCCTACTGGCTG GTGACACATTTACTGAGACCCTGGCCTATGTGCTGTTCTGGGGTACAGCGTGTGCAGTCACCGCTGCTGTCATAGTCTTCAATGGCCGAGACTTTGTGGACGCCCCCAAGCTAGTCCAGAAGGAAAAGATGgactga
- the c20h6orf47 gene encoding uncharacterized protein C6orf47 homolog isoform X1, translated as MAAVVGRVWSWVRPAIPNLPWSSSAVSDMRDEHVIEEKRHIRGRWGLGTLTAWVWGRSSKLNDQTIVNEEYIEAEEKLQPMEIKDLCAEKQKTETKAEHAPRWWNKILPSSNLFWPRESGTSRLRQRKCIGWSDADWDLDHDEEFSDYGTPPPSPTPPSFRQSLYFRLFAQSWMGEIVPEHFEICFNFIRHLFDLFVVGFLWTVSPPAKFILEVLGVQGALKLWLHGMALFFVSTVGMAGLLLLIQEFLPQFALVYGIVQALVISVSVRQSVILGEDDPLKEDMEEKLDEEELKDNDEHTELHLTTKEGLCLTQPCLYVADNSRQFHVPS; from the exons ATGGCAGCTGTGGTAGGACGAGTTTGGAGCTGGGTGCGTCCAGCAATCCCAAACCTCCCATGGAGCAGTAGCGCAGTGTCAGACATGAGGGACGAACATGTGATAGAAGAGAAACGGCATATTAGAGGCCGTTGGGGATTGGGAACTTTGACAGCCTGGGTTTGGGGAAGAAGCAGCAAGCTAAATGACCAAACTATAGTAAATGAAGAGTACATCGAGGCAGAGGAGAAACTACAGCCAATGGAAATTAAGGATTTGTGTGCAGAGAAGCAGAAGACTGAAACAAAAGCAGAACATGCCCCTAGATGGTGGAACAAGATTCTTCCCTCCTCGAACTTATTTTGGCCGAGAGAATCTGGGACTTCTAGGCTCAGACAAAGGAAATGTATCGGTTGGAGCGACGCAGATTGGGACTTGGATCACGACGAGGAGTTTTCTGACTATggaacccctccaccctctcccacgCCTCCCTCTTTTCGGCAATCACTTTATTTCCGTCTCTTTGCACAATCCTGGATGGGGGAAATAGTGCCTGAGCACTTTGAAATTTGCTTCAACTTTATCCGCCACCTGTTTGATCTGTTTGTGGTGGGGTTCCTCtggactgtctccccacctgccaAATTCATCCTGGAAGTGTTGGGGGTTCAGGGGGCCCTAAAGCTGTGGCTACATGGAATGGCTCTGTTCTTTGTCTCCACTGTTGGAATGGCAGGATTGCTTCTACTGATCCAGGAGTTTCTCCCACAGTTTGCTCTGGTCTATGGTATTGTGCAGGCGTTGGTCATCTCTGTCAGTGTCCGGCAGAGCGTGATTCTTGGAGAGGATGATCCACTCAAGGAAGACATGGAAGAAAAGTTGGATGAAGAGGAATTAAAAGACAATGATGAGCATACAGAGTTGCACCTGACTACAAAGGAAGGATTGTGCCTTAC GCAACCCTGTTTGTATGTGGCTGACAATTCAAGACAATTCCATGTTCCAAGCTGA
- the c20h6orf47 gene encoding uncharacterized protein C6orf47 homolog isoform X2: MAAVVGRVWSWVRPAIPNLPWSSSAVSDMRDEHVIEEKRHIRGRWGLGTLTAWVWGRSSKLNDQTIVNEEYIEAEEKLQPMEIKDLCAEKQKTETKAEHAPRWWNKILPSSNLFWPRESGTSRLRQRKCIGWSDADWDLDHDEEFSDYGTPPPSPTPPSFRQSLYFRLFAQSWMGEIVPEHFEICFNFIRHLFDLFVVGFLWTVSPPAKFILEVLGVQGALKLWLHGMALFFVSTVGMAGLLLLIQEFLPQFALVYGIVQALVISVSVRQSVILGEDDPLKEDMEEKLDEEELKDNDEHTELHLTTKEGLCLT, encoded by the coding sequence ATGGCAGCTGTGGTAGGACGAGTTTGGAGCTGGGTGCGTCCAGCAATCCCAAACCTCCCATGGAGCAGTAGCGCAGTGTCAGACATGAGGGACGAACATGTGATAGAAGAGAAACGGCATATTAGAGGCCGTTGGGGATTGGGAACTTTGACAGCCTGGGTTTGGGGAAGAAGCAGCAAGCTAAATGACCAAACTATAGTAAATGAAGAGTACATCGAGGCAGAGGAGAAACTACAGCCAATGGAAATTAAGGATTTGTGTGCAGAGAAGCAGAAGACTGAAACAAAAGCAGAACATGCCCCTAGATGGTGGAACAAGATTCTTCCCTCCTCGAACTTATTTTGGCCGAGAGAATCTGGGACTTCTAGGCTCAGACAAAGGAAATGTATCGGTTGGAGCGACGCAGATTGGGACTTGGATCACGACGAGGAGTTTTCTGACTATggaacccctccaccctctcccacgCCTCCCTCTTTTCGGCAATCACTTTATTTCCGTCTCTTTGCACAATCCTGGATGGGGGAAATAGTGCCTGAGCACTTTGAAATTTGCTTCAACTTTATCCGCCACCTGTTTGATCTGTTTGTGGTGGGGTTCCTCtggactgtctccccacctgccaAATTCATCCTGGAAGTGTTGGGGGTTCAGGGGGCCCTAAAGCTGTGGCTACATGGAATGGCTCTGTTCTTTGTCTCCACTGTTGGAATGGCAGGATTGCTTCTACTGATCCAGGAGTTTCTCCCACAGTTTGCTCTGGTCTATGGTATTGTGCAGGCGTTGGTCATCTCTGTCAGTGTCCGGCAGAGCGTGATTCTTGGAGAGGATGATCCACTCAAGGAAGACATGGAAGAAAAGTTGGATGAAGAGGAATTAAAAGACAATGATGAGCATACAGAGTTGCACCTGACTACAAAGGAAGGATTGTGCCTTACGTAA
- the ppp1r11 gene encoding E3 ubiquitin-protein ligase PPP1R11, with the protein MAEVQQGTSSETITETVQIDTPPPPQQEGRSLTIKLRKRKTEKKVEWSSDTVDNEHLGRRSSKCCCVYEKPRQFGESSSESEGDDDEGCGSAHCVLGHGKDRHGQREDGGTTVPPSSGGGSHTH; encoded by the exons ATGGCGGAGGTCCAACAAGGTACTTCTAGTGAAACGATAACCGAGACCGTTCAAATTGATACACCACCACCGCCCCAGCAG GAGGGACGCAGCCTGACTATTAAACTGAGGAAGAGAAAAACTGAGAAGAAAGTTGAGTGGTCCAGTGACACAGTGGACAATGAGCACTTGGGAAGGAGGTCCTCAAAAT GTTGCTGTGTCTATGAGAAACCAAGGCAGTTTGGAGAGTCTTCctctgagagtgagggagatgaTGACGAAGGCTGTGGGAGTGCACACTGCGTTCTAGGACATGGCAAAGACAGACATGGACAGAGGGAAGATGGTGGGACCACGGTGCCTCCTAGTTCTGGAGGTGGTTCACATACCCACTAA
- the vars2 gene encoding valine--tRNA ligase, mitochondrial produces MWRHLCGPCVRAVERGIHSCRDTWSCSFCSHNTPKPQSSSQSTPFLRTQEEKKRRKIDKEKAILTKPHNNDPGIKWSEKERITYKASTLPGEKKDTTLPLPSSYSPEYVEFSWYQWWEKEGFFTPEHHERLPHSRNRSFSMCIPPPNVTGSLHLGHALTVAIEDALARWRRMQGYKVLWVPGCDHAGIATQSVVEQRLFRERGKHRHDFSREEFLKEVRNWKNEKGDEIYHQLRKLGASLDWSRACFTMDQGFSLAVSEAFVRLCDSGLIYRSEGLVNWSCALESAISDIEVESKQLAGRTMLSVPGYQEKVEFGTMVTFAYPIEGQDGEVAVSTTRPETMLGDVAIAVHPDDPRYQKVHGKRCRHPFTDRLLPIITDTMVDMELGTGAVKVTPAHDHADFLLAQRHSLPRLTVIEGDGTMTPLCGPWLQGVKRFDARERVIDALTEKRLFRAKKEHAMSLPVCSRSGDVIEPLLRKQWFVHCEEMAKRAIQAVEEGQLEIIPHFYTKTWKNWLSNISDWCISRQLWWGHQIPAYQVVLPDSKHTQEERWVWGRSEQEARERAAVKYGVDPDDLILKQDPDVLDTWFSSGLFPFAMLGWPQKTTDLQQFYPNTILETGSDLIFFWVARMVMLGTELTGQLPFKQVLLHSLVRDKHGRKMSKSLGNVIDPLDVISGVSLEKLQEKVKEGNLDPRERTVATEAQSKDFPQGIPECGTDALRFALCSYKAQGEDISLSVSQVLSCRRFCNKMWQTVRFTLGVLEERGAELGTLNQMSPLSCMDRWVCSRLYNTVLQCEQGFENYELQAVTSALHSFWLHSLCDIYLECIKPILSHQEPDGQISRGHTESERQTAQRVLYHCVSVSLALLSPFMPFLTEELWQRLYPLSSQAGSAVSSLCVQPYPQSAQLAHLHFPQEEADFTLVQEVIRVARSLRAQCGITKEKPDMWAVCSPSQAKTLHHYDSAVRTLGRISRLHLHCPQEAIDGAPSFSSAPPPPKSSAVGVVDHSCQLHLHVEGGAIVTKQSIQLSQRKERLLSNLKQLLSRTRVPNYLEKVPEQVRKETENKISALEQELKNIEEQLMALQQP; encoded by the exons ATGTGGAGGCATCTTTGTGGCCCCTGTGTGAGGGCTGTAGAGAGAGGAATACACAGTTGTAGGGATACCTGGTCCTGCAGTTTCTGTTCACACAATACCCCAAAACCTCAGTCCTCATCTCAATCAACTCCCTTTCTTCGGActcaagaagagaaaaaaaggcgAAAGATAGACAAGGAGAAGGCCATATTAACTAAGCCACACAAT AATGATCCAGGAATAAAATGGAGTGAAAAAGAGCGGATAACATACAAGGCATCAACCCTTCCTGGGGAAAAGAAAG atACCACCCTTCCTTTGCCTTCATCTTACAGCCCTGAATATGTAGAGTTCAGCTGGTACCAGTGGTGGGAGAAGGAAGGCTTCTTCACGCCCGAGCACCAT GAGAGGCTGCCTCATTCAAGGAACCGTTCCTTCTCCATGTGCATCCCTCCACCTAATGTAACTGGGAGTCTGCACCTTGGCCATGCTCTGACTGTAGCCATAGAGGATGCTTTGGCTCGCTG GAGGAGAATGCAGGGCTATAAAGTCCTCTGGGTTCCTGGGTGTGACCATGCCGGCATAGCTACACAG TCAGTGGTGGAGCAGAGGTTGTTCAGGGAGCGAGGAAAACACAGACATGACTTCAGCCGAGAGGAGTTCCTGAAGGAGGTCAGGAACTGGAAGAATGA GAAAGGAGATGAAATTTATCACCAGCTAAGGAAACTTGGGGCTTCGCTGGACTGGAGCAGAGCCTGCTTCACCATGGATCAA GGTTTCAGCCTTGCTGTTTCTGAGGCCTTTGTAAGATTGTGTGACTCTGGACTAATCTATCGCTCAGAGGGGCTGGTCAACTGGAGCTGTGCTCTGGAGTCTGCCATCTCCGACATAGAG GTTGAGTCAAAGCAGTTGGCTGGGCGGACCATGTTGTCCGTTCCTGGCTACCAAGAGAAGGTGGAGTTTGGAACTATGGTCACTTTTGCCTACCCTATTGAAGGCCAAG ACGGGGAGGTGGCAGTGTCCACCACCCGTCCTGAGACGATGCTGGGAGATGTGGCTATTGCTGTACACCCTGATGACCCACGATATCAG AAGGTTCATGGTAAACGGTGCAGACACCCATTCACTGACAGACTTTTACCCATCATCACTGACACCATGGTGGACATGGAGCTGGGAACAG GGGCTGTGAAAGTCACTCCGGCACATGACCACGCTGACTTCCTCCTCGCTCAAAGACACTCTCTTCCTCGTCTCACTGTGATCGAAGGGGACGGGACAATGACTCCTCTCTGTGGCCCGTGGTTGCAG GGAGTGAAACGCTTTGACGCCCGAGAACGAGTGATAGATGCACTGACAGAGAAGAGGCTGTTCAGGGCAAAGAAGGAGCATGCCATGTCTCTACCTGTTTGCAG TCGTTCAGGGGACGTCATTGAGCCCTTGTTAAGGAAGCAATGGTTCGTGCACTGCGAGGAAATGGCAAAAAGAGCAATACAG GCTGTGGAGGAGGGACAGCTGGAGATCATTCCTCATTTCTATACCAAAACATGGAAGAACTGGCTCTCCAACATCAG TGATTGGTGCATTTCCAGGCAGCTTTGGTGGGGTCATCAGATTCCAGCCTATCAAGTAGTTCTCCCAGATTCTAAGCACACACAAGAG GAGAGATGGGTGTGGGGCCGGAGTGAacaggaggccagggagagagctGCTGTCAAATACGGAGTGGATCCTGATGACCTCATACTGAAACAGG accCTGATGTGCTGGACACCTGGTTTTCCTCAGGGCTCTTCCCGTTTGCAATGTTGGGCTGGCCACAGAAG ACTACTGACCTTCAGCAGTTCTACCCCAACACCATtttggagacaggaagtgacctcattTTCTTCTGGGTGGCCAGGATGGTAATGCTCGGCACAGAGCTGACAGGACAACTGCCCTTCAAGCAG GTGCTCCTGCATTCACTGGTGAGGGATAAACATGGCAGGAAGATGAGCAAATCTCTAGGAAATGTCATTGACCCTTTAGACGTcatctctggtgtctctctggAG AAACTCCAGGAGAAGGTGAAGGAAGGAAACCTCGACCCAAGAGAAAGAACAGTTGCTACGGAAGCGCAG AGTAAGGACTTCCCCCAGGGGATCCCAGAGTGTGGCACAGATGCTCTTCGCTTCGCTCTTTGCTCCTATAAGGCGCAGG gggaGGACATTAGCCTGTCCGTGTCCCAGGTGCTGAGCTGTAGACGATTCTGTAATAAAATGTGGCAGACAGTAAGATTTACTTTGGGAGTACTGGAGGAGCGAGGAGCTGAACTGGGAACACTGAACCAG ATGAGTCCTCTGAGCTGTATGGACCGGTGGGTGTGCTCCAGACTCTATAACACTGTTCTGCAGTGTGAGCAGGGCTTTGAAAACTACGAGCTCCAAGCTGTCACCAGCGCACTGCACTCCTTCTGGTTGCACAGTCTCTGTGACATCTATCTG GAGTGCATCAAGCCAATCCTGAGCCATCAGGAGCCAGACGGCCAGATCAGCCGAGGtcacacagagagtgagaggcagACGGCCCAGCGTGTGCTCTatcactgtgtgtctgtctcgctcgctctcctctcccccttcatgcCATTCCTCACTGAGGAGCTGTGGCAGAGGCTCTATCCCCTCAGTAGCCAGGCTGGGAGTGCCGTGTCCAGCTTGTGTGTGCAGCCCTACCCACAGTCTGCTCAACTG GCACACTTGCACTTCCCCCAAGAGGAAGCGGATTTTACTCTAGTACAGGAAGTTATCAGAGTGGCGAGGTCCCTCCGGGCTCAGTGTGGCATCACTAAAGAGAAGCCTGACA TGTGGGCAGTGTGTTCGCCCAGCCAGGCAAAGACCCTGCACCACTATGACTCAGCTGTTCGGACGCTGGGCCGTATCTCCAGACTCCACCTCCACTGCCCTCAGGAGGCCATCGATGGAgccccctccttttcctctgcaccccctccacccaaaAGCAGTGCAGTGGGTGTCGTGGACCACTCTTGTCAACTACACCTCCATGTTGAG GGAGGCGCCATTGTGACCAAACAAAGCATCCAGCTCTCTCAGCGCAAAGAAAGGCTCCTCTCAAACCTGAAGCAGTTGCTTTCTCGAACTAGAGTGCCAAACTACTTGGAGAAAGTCCCAGAGCAAGTGAGGAAGGAGACGGAGAACAAG ATCTCAGCCTTGGAGCAGGAGCTGAAGAACATTGAAGAGCAGTTGATGGCACTACAGCAACCATGA